In Aedes albopictus strain Foshan chromosome 3, AalbF5, whole genome shotgun sequence, the following are encoded in one genomic region:
- the LOC134292135 gene encoding uncharacterized protein LOC134292135: MSTRSQKDGTDVVAHCQACSNPDTERMVSCCHCRSWWHFECVGVTGSIAEQGRTFTCPGCQQPSLTIPPDFEKPKVGKSVSKAGSFVSGRTRSSVRARRAQLELEKLEAQKALALKRLELENKKLQLEAEVLEESFRLREEIEREGGSDTGSVYSQQSSRSKVEEWQKQQEEIMSSTIAASAEIPSEVGLQKETTATIGTGASQGGEKQPGKNILDRALQGISLEDSISEGTLGGMIGRTSEILRQSGTSRAGLPPVSVSSRVPGVSANNQVLLGYIHPHSTLGSWNESNIPQSIAPSLIPSQSQIGGFARHLPASNSRIVSSVVNTASGTRIGDSFSARPVATSEAVGDYPMNTRDEQPLLRRRDQPMRNPELHTSLNPERQSVESPRENLAQNADQHGWGPSPQQIAARQVIAKELPTFSGNPEDWPLFISSFTNTTQACGYSDAENLARLQRSLKGNALDAVRSRLLLPAAVPHVIATLETLYGRPELLIHTLLQKVRGAPAPKQDRLETLIGYGMAVQNLSDHLEAGGHQAHLNNPMLLFELVDKLPANMKLDWSLYKQRCVDVSIRAFSQYMATLVRAATDVTLHYDPKHQPEQQQRGARGGKDKTFCGAHSTEAALKTPAKEECMFGRKEERSSPACLVCKDSEHRVKNCPLFAKKPLEERWKLTGQLSLCRICLGIHGKRPCRIRGTCDIDGCQLRHHPLLHSKQRENGNKVKADSKAEGSSAITNHHSADRAVLFRIVPVMLHGNNRTVPAYAFLDDGSARTLVDEEIAKELGVTGQPLPLCLQWTSNVKRVEADSQQVALEISGEKSHCKFALKDVRTVRKLDLPRQSLRYAELADAFPYLKGLPIRGYENALPRILIGNDNAHVTAMLKMREGRPGEPIAAKSRLGWTVYGSRSESIGRAHSFHICDCEDDQAIHDLVKQFFSVESLGVDVAPCLESAEVQRAKRILENTTKRIGQRFETGLLWKYDRFEFPDSYPMAVRRLQCLERRIQKDPVVGESVMRQWSEYQTKGYIHKATPDELRAADPKRTWYLPLGVVINPKKPSKIRIFCDAAAKVDGISMNTMLLKGPDLLNTLLDVLFGFREKQVALCADLKEMFHQIQIRPADRHAQRLLWREDPAQVPDVYLMDVATFGATCSPCSAQFVKNRNAEEHSSEYPEAADAIVRKHYVDDYLDSADNVEAAVKIALEVKHVHSLGGFHLRNWLSNSKEVLARVGETETAAEKNLQLDKGNSTERVLGMFWKPEEDVFTFSTTLALETDHPTKRQALRVVMSPFDPAGLLCFFLIHGKILIQELWRSKTDWDQQIPEQLKELWMRWTSRFEQLDEVRVPRCYFPLRAQNEIINLQLHVFVDASEEAYACVAYFRAEFTDTVEIAVVGGKAKVAPLKAMSIPRLELMAAVIGVRLLKTIRNGHSLKIDKTVMWSDSKTVLAWINSDHRRYRQFVACRVGEIISKSDAAQWRWVPTKENPADLATKWGKGPCFSSTSSWFRGPEFLRSSENEWPLGERINDEGTTEEIRICLVHSKAAELRVIEWHRFSNWSRLQRSVAFSLRYCRNLKHKVKKEPLAEGPLTQQELSQAEMAIFRLVQSEEYPDEAAALSAERDQQENCSVRLERTSKIRTLSPFMDDTGVIRSETRICAAAFVSYDTRFPIILPKDHAVTKLLLEWYHRRFLHANGETVVNEVRQRFHISTLRSVVRKVAKTCMQCKVRKAVPTVPRMAPLPEARLKAYERPFSYVGLDYFGPISVRVNRSTVKRWIALFTCLTTRAVHLEVVHTLATESCKQAIRRFIGRRGAPAEFRSDRGTNFVGANNELRKEMNAMDVQLAETFTNTKTRWVFNPPTAPHMGGAWERLVRSVKTAMAAIKTTEIPKEEALATFVVEAESVVNSRPLTFIPLETEQQEALTPNHFLLMNSTGVVQPPKATADLKMVCRGSWELCRSMVDQFWRRWVQEYLPTIARRTKWFEDVKPIGVGDLVIVVEEKIRNGWIRGKIVRVNNGSDGRVRSAVVQTTAGLMERPVAKMARLDVECEGKAD, translated from the coding sequence ATGAGTACCCGCAGCCAGAAGGATGGAACCGACGTCGTCGCACACTGCCAGGCGTGTAGCAATCCGGACACCGAGAGGATGGTGAGCTGCTGCCACTGTAGGTCGTGGTGGCATTTCGAATGCGTCGGAGTGACCGGCAGTATCGCGGAGCAAGGTAGAACGTTCACTTGCCCTGGATGCCAGCAACCATCGCTAACTATCCCGCCAGACTTTGAGAAGCCTAAAGTTGGTAAGTCCGTGAGCAAAGCCGGTAGTTTCGTCTCCGGAAGAACGAGGTCCAGCGTTAGGGCTAGAAGAGCTCAGTTAGAATTAGAAAAGCTAGAGGCGCAGAAGGCTCTCGCCTTAAAACGATTAGAATTAGAGAATAAGAAGTTGCAGCTGGAGGCGGAGGTCCTTGAGGAATCTTTCCGGTTGCGCGAAGAGATAGAGAGAGAGGGCGGAAGCGATACCGGGAGCGTGTATTCGCAGCAGAGTTCACGTAGTAAGGTAGAAGAGTGGCAGAAGCAGCAGGAAGAGATCATGAGTTCGACGATCGCGGCATCTGCGGAAATACCCTCGGAGGTCGGTCTTCAGAAGGAAACCACGGCGACAATCGGAACAGGTGCTAGCCAGGGCGGCGAAAAGCAGCCGGGAAAGAACATTCTCGATAGGGCCTTGCAAGGCATTTCCTTAGAAGATAGTATTAGCGAGGGTACGTTAGGAGGCATGATTGGTCGAACATCGGAAATCCTAAGGCAGTCAGGCACCAGTAGGGCAGGACTTCCTCCTGTAAGCGTCAGCTCTAGAGTACCAGGCGTGAGCGCCAACAACCAAGTCTTGCTCGGGTACATACATCCGCACTCCACTCTTGGCTCATGGAATGAGTCCAATATTCCGCAGTCAATAGCTCCCTCGTTAATTCCCAGTCAATCGCAAATCGGCGGGTTTGCGAGACATTTGCCAGCAAGCAATTCGCGAATCGTTTCCTCGGTAGTGAATACGGCAAGTGGTACGAGAATTGGTGATTCCTTCAGTGCGCGACCAGTTGCAACAAGCGAAGCGGTTGGTGATTATCCGATGAACACACGAGACGAACAACCGTTGCTGAGACGCAGAGATCAACCGATGCGGAATCCGGAGCTGCACACATCACTCAACCCAGAAAGGCAGTCGGTAGAGAGTCCGAGGGAGAATCTCGCTCAGAACGCTGATCAGCATGGTTGGGGACCGAGCCCGCAGCAGATTGCAGCACGGCAAGTTATTGCAAAAGAGTTACCGACGTTTAGCGGAAACCCAGAAGACTGGCCACTGTTCATCAGCTCGTTTACCAACACAACCCAAGCGTGCGGGTATTCAGATGCAGAGAACTTGGCCAGACTGCAGCGGAGTTTGAAGGGAAATGCACTTGATGCGGTACGTAGTCGCTTGCTTCTTCCTGCAGCCGTTCCGCACGTTATAGCTACCCTTGAAACGTTGTACGGTAGACCGGAGCTGCTAATCCACACGTTGTTGCAGAAGGTTCGAGGGGCTCCAGCGCCAAAACAGGATCGGCTCGAGACTTTGATCGGATATGGCATGGCCGTGCAAAATCTCAGCGATCACCTGGAAGCAGGCGGACATCAGGCTCATCTAAACAATCCGATGTTGTTGTTCGAGTTGGTGGATAAGCTACCCGCTAACATGAAGCTGGACTGGTCGCTGTATAAGCAACGCTGCGTTGATGTGAGCATCCGGGCATTCTCGCAATACATGGCAACGCTGGTGCGAGCGGCAACTGACGTCACGTTGCACTACGACCCAAAGCATCAACCAGAACAGCAGCAGCGAGGAGCGAGAGGTGGCAAGGACAAGACTTTCTGTGGGGCGCACTCTACGGAAGCAGCTCTGAAGACGCCGGCGAAGGAGGAATGTATGTTCGGACGAAAAGAAGAGCGATCGAGTCCAGCCTGTCTGGTTTGTAAGGATTCAGAACATCGGGTGAAGAATTGTCCCTTGTTCGCCAAGAAGCCTCTGGAAGAACGCTGGAAGCTAACTGGGCAGTTAAGTCTGTGCCGGATCTGCTTAGGAATCCATGGGAAACGTCCTTGCAGGATTCGAGGAACATGTGATATCGACGGATGCCAGCTGCGACATCATCCGTTGCTACACTCGAAGCAGAGGGAAAACGGAAATAAAGTGAAGGCTGACTCGAAGGCGGAAGGATCAAGTGCGATAACCAACCATCACTCAGCGGACAGGGCGGTACTTTTCCGAATCGTTCCCGTAATGCTGCATGGCAATAATCGAACGGTGCCCGCATATGCTTTCCTGGACGATGGATCGGCTAGGACCTTGGTGGACGAGGAGATCGCAAAGGAGCTGGGTGTAACCGGACAACCACTTCCCCTATGCTTGCAGTGGACTTCCAACGTGAAGCGTGTCGAAGCGGATTCTCAACAAGTGGCCTTGGAGATTTCTGGAGAGAAGAGCCACTGTAAATTTGCGTTGAAGGACGTGCGCACAGTACGGAAACTGGACCTGCCACGACAATCGCTTCGGTATGCAGAATTGGCAGATGCTTTTCCTTACCTGAAGGGGCTACCGATCAGAGGATATGAGAACGCGCTTCCGCGGATACTCATCGGCAATGATAATGCGCACGTCACGGCGATGCTGAAGATGCGGGAAGGTCGGCCCGGAGAACCTATTGCTGCCAAGTCTCGACTCGGGTGGACGGTGTATGGATCGCGGAGCGAGAGCATCGGACGCGCACATAGCTTCCATATATGCGATTGTGAAGACGACCAGGCTATTCATGATTTAGTGAAGCAAttcttttctgtagaaagcttggGTGTTGACGTCGCGCCATGCCTGGAATCGGCGGAAGTGCAAAGAGCGAAGCGAATTTTGGAGAATACCACTAAGCGCATTGGACAACGTTTCGAGACAGGGCTTCTGTGGAAATatgatcgttttgaatttccgGATAGTTACCCGATGGCGGTTCGGCGTTTACAGTGCTTGGAGCGGCGTATACAGAAGGACCCAGTGGTAGGCGAGAGTGTCATGAGGCAGTGGTCCGAATACCAGACCAAGGGCTACATACATAAAGCGACCCCGGACGAGCTCAGAGCGGCAGATCCGAAGCGTACGTGGTATCTCCCGTTGGGCGTTGTTATCAACCCGAAGAAGCCATCAAAGATCCGTATTTTCTGCGACGCGGCGGCGAAAGTAGACGGCATCTCCATGAACACGATGCTCCTAAAGGGGCCGGATCTTCTGAACACGCTGCTCGATGTGCTTTTCGGATTCCGTGAAAAGCAAGTCGCACTCTGCGCCGATTTGAAAGAGATGTTCCATCAAATTCAGATTCGGCCAGCTGATCGACATGCACAACGTCTGCTATGGCGGGAAGATCCAGCGCAAGTTCCGGATGTCTATCTTATGGACGTTGCTACGTTTGGAGCAACCTGTTCGCCGTGTTCGGCACAGTTTGTTAAAAACAGAAATGCCGAGGAGCACTCGTCGGAGTACCCGGAAGCAGCGGATGCCATCGTGCGTAAGCACTACGTGGATGACTATCTTGACAGCGCAGACAATGTAGAGGCAGCAGTGAAGATAGCTTTGGAAGTGAAACATGTGCACTCTCTCGGCGGGTTCCACCTGCGGAATTGGCTGTCAAACTCAAAAGAAGTTCTTGCACGGGTCGGGGAAACCGAAACGGCAGCTGAGAAGAATCTCCAATTGGACAAGGGCAACTCGACAGAGCGTGTACTAGGGATGTTCTGGAAACCGGAAGAAGATGTGTTTACCTTTTCGACGACGTTGGCACTTGAAACGGATCATCCCACAAAGCGACAAGCGTTACGCGTCGTGATGAGTCCGTTCGACCCTGCCGGGTTGTTATGCTTCTTTCTCATCCATGGGAAGATCCTAATACAAGAGCTGTGGAGGTCGAAAACCGATTGGGATCAGCAGATACCGGAGCAGTTGAAGGAGCTGTGGATGCGCTGGACAAGCAGGTTTGAACAGCTGGACGAAGTACGTGTACCGCGTTGCTATTTTCCTCTCCGGGCGCAAAACGAGATCATCAACCTTCAACTGCATGTCTTCGTCGACGCCAGTGAAGAAGCGTACGCCTGCGTTGCATATTTTCGAGCGGAGTTTACGGACACGGTTGAGATAGCAGTGGTCGGAGGCAAAGCGAAAGTAGCACCGTTGAAAGCGATGTCAATTCCAAGGTTGGAGCTGATGGCGGCGGTGATAGGAGTTCGTCTACTAAAAACTATCCGCAATGGGCATTCGCTGAAGATCGACAAAACGGTAATGTGGAGCGACTCGAAAACAGTGTTAGCCTGGATCAATTCGGACCATCGGAGATATCGGCAGTTCGTCGCATGCCGCGTCGGTGAAATTATTTCGAAGTCGGATGCTGCGCAATGGCGATGGGTGCCAACCAAGGAAAATCCAGCAGATTTGGCAACCAAGTGGGGAAAAGGTCCATGCTTTTCGTCGACAAGTTCGTGGTTTAGGGGACCAGAATTTCTACGTTCCTCCGAAAACGAATGGCCTCTCGGAGAAAGGATAAACGACGAAGGAACCACCGAGGAAATTAGAATTTGTCTGGTGCATTCAAAAGCAGCTGAGCTCCGTGTAATCGAGTGGCATCGGTTTTCCAACTGGAGTCGTTTGCAGCGTTCAGTGGCATTTTCTCTCCGATACTGCAGAAATTTGAAGCACAAGGTGAAGAAGGAGCCGCTAGCAGAGGGACCGCTGACGCAACAAGAACTATCGCAAGCAGAGATGGCTATATTTCGCCTGGTGCAGAGCGAGGAGTATCCAGATGAAGCAGCAGCTCTCAGCGCCGAACGTGATCAACAGGAGAACTGTTCGGTACGACTAGAACGAACAAGCAAGATTCGGACATTGTCGCCGTTCATGGACGATACCGGCGTTATCCGATCGGAGACTAGAATTTGTGCAGCTGCTTTCGTATCGTACGATACCAGGTTTCCGATAATTCTTCCAAAGGATCATGCGGTTACTAAATTGTTGCTGGAATGGTACCACCGCAGATTTCTCCACGCGAACGGAGAGACGGTGGTTAACGAAGTGAGGCAGCGATTTCACATTTCGACACTACGTTCAGTAGTCCGCAAGGTGGCGAAGACGTGTATGCAGTGCAAGGTGAGGAAGGCGGTCCCGACAGTTCCACGGATGGCCCCTCTGCCAGAAGCGAGGCTAAAAGCATACGAGCGTCCGTTTTCATATGTGGGGCTCGATTATTTCGGACCCATATCAGTTCGAGTCAACCGTAGCACGGTGAAGCGGTGGATAGCACTGTTCACCTGTCTCACTACACGTGCTGTTCATCTTGAGGTTGTTCATACGCTGGCAACCGAATCCTGTAAACAAGCGATACGGCGATTCATCGGACGAAGAGGCGCTCCAGCGGAATTTCGCAGTGACCGAGGAACAAACTTCGTAGGTGCAAACAACGAACTGCGAAAGGAGATGAACGCGATGGATGTTCAGTTAGCAGAAACGTTCACGAATACAAAAACTCGGTGGGTGTTCAATCCGCCGACAGCGCCACATATGGGCGGCGCTTGGGAACGTTTGGTGAGGTCGGTGAAAACGGCAATGGCGGCTATCAAAACTACGGAGATCCCGAAAGAAGAAGCGTTGGCGACGTTCGTAGTCGAGGCGGAAAGCGTGGTCAATTCAAGGCCACTAACATTCATCCCATTAGAGACGGAGCAGCAGGAAGCGTTGACACCAAACCACTTCTTGTTAATGAATTCTACCGGGGTGGTGCAACCTCCGAAGGCAACAGCGGACCTGAAAATGGTCTGTAGAGGTAGCTGGGAACTCTGCCGATCTATGGTGgatcaattttggagaagatgGGTACAAGAATATCTGCCCACTATAGCTCGTCGAACCAAATGGTTTGAAGATGTAAAACCAATAGGAGTTGGCGACTTGGTCATTGTCGTCGAGGAGAAGATCCGGAACGGATGGATACGGGGCAAAATTGTCAGAGTCAACAATGGAAGTGATGGAAGAGTTCGTAGTGCAGTAGTACAAACTACAGCCGGACTAATGGAACGGCCGGTAGCGAAGATGGCACGACTGGACGTAGAATGTGAAGGTAAAGCTGATTAG